CCATAATCACTTTGTCCTGTATCAATATCTCCATTTGTTACAAATTCAATAAATCGTCCAGTTATCTCTGTTTTCCCAGATTTCTTTTTAGCATCTTCTAAAAAAAACACTGCAAAGCCAACTATAACTACAGGTTTTCTTCCATTTACTTGAAGACTTTCTACTACAGGTATGGTCCAAATTCTTAAAGAATCCCTAGCAAAATTATTAAAGTTAGAATTATCCCTATCAGTAATATACTCTACCCCCTGAACAGTTGGTCCCGACATGTTTCCCGGTTCAGTATAAATTATATCTCCAATTTTAAGTTTTCCGTTATATCCCAATTTTATATTGTTTCGATATACATTGGCTCCACTTCCGCCTAAAGCCACAGCTCCATAATTACCTTTATATCCATCTCCAGCTCCCTCCTTTAATATAACCCGTTGTCCATATATAAAAGACTGATGTTCTACAACCAAAGGTCTTATTCCATCATAAACCTCTGTTACTGGCCCAACCATTGCAGCTGAGCTGACCATAACATTTGCTTTATCAAATCCTAGTATCTTTGAAAAAGCAAAAACTACATCATTATTTATATTAGCTTCTATCTTTGAATTGCCCTCTGTTATTACTATATTTATCTTGTTTAAAGAAGCTCCGTTTACTTCCCCATAATGATTGGCAATATTTATTGCTTCATTTTTATCAAAGGGTAGTTCCTGTGCCCCCGCAAGTACTGCTGCGTCGGCAGCATTTGAAAGTTTACTTTTTTCTAGAAATAGAAAGCCCACATCAATTACCAATGCAAGGGAACCTAAGATTCCAATTAAACCTATAATAACTATTATATTTACTGCACCTTTTTTG
Above is a genomic segment from Maledivibacter sp. containing:
- a CDS encoding pilus assembly protein TadG-related protein, with protein sequence MTSMVKMLKNKKGAVNIIVIIGLIGILGSLALVIDVGFLFLEKSKLSNAADAAVLAGAQELPFDKNEAINIANHYGEVNGASLNKINIVITEGNSKIEANINNDVVFAFSKILGFDKANVMVSSAAMVGPVTEVYDGIRPLVVEHQSFIYGQRVILKEGAGDGYKGNYGAVALGGSGANVYRNNIKLGYNGKLKIGDIIYTEPGNMSGPTVQGVEYITDRDNSNFNNFARDSLRIWTIPVVESLQVNGRKPVVIVGFAVFFLEDAKKKSGKTEITGRFIEFVTNGDIDTGQSDYGLKGVKLIK